In Theobroma cacao cultivar B97-61/B2 chromosome 7, Criollo_cocoa_genome_V2, whole genome shotgun sequence, the genomic window AATACTTATCTGTGAATAATTTGGTCTTAATTAGATATCATATCAACATAGGAGCAGAAGAAGCTTAAGTTAAGAGAcatcaaagaagtaaaaattaaagcacAATTGAAACTAGAAGTACATGGTATAAACAAAATGCAAAATTGGCCCAGTTGGAGGAAATTTTATCATTGCTGCACTCTTAgattatttatctatttattattatttttcttctttcttttcttctctgagttaaaagaaaacttaCAAATATGAAGAATGAATGAATAAAgtcaaaattaatatatgttttgattaagaaaagaagaatgaaagaGAGGGAGACAGAAAACCTTTtcaaaatgtttattttagaAATAGAGGTCATATAGAACTTTTCATGTCACGTATTTCACATGAGAATAGCAAAAAGTGATACACAATTGCTCTATTCCTCTTTAATTGCGTATTAGATTATggattcttattttttcttattattttttattagaaatttaacaaaatggagtcgaacttaatttttattttaatttgatatgaaaatttagaaaaatgttctgatttttatacttttattaaaGTAATcataagaattttttaaattaatttgcaATATCTttagaaaatgaatataacaaaaatcttGAATACAAATTTCAAGTTGATTATTATTGTTGGCCTCAATTCCCATAACTATTAAGAGACGGTTGTTCAATGAATGTGGAAATTCAAACACAATCAAAACCTTGAGATATAGATAGTTCCACAACATGTGTCTTCACTCCCCTTGAATCTGATTAGATGGTTGAGTACTCCCATAGGTTACTTAGTACACTATATCACAGAGAATGATATGAGAAAATTAACTATTTTACAACAAAGTAACAAACAATacaaggctaaaataataatgagtACCATTGAGGTGTTTcccattaatttatttgaaattgttaatattctttattttttagatatcATATCAACAAGGGAGCAGATGAAGCTTAAGTTAAGAGACATCAAAGAAGTAATACTTCTTAATGAACCAAATTTGTTATTTCTTGGTGATTGAGGCTGACATAATTGCTTTTgttgaaaaacacaaaaagagaaaaggaaagaataatACAAAACATATGAGATTATGCAATTGGTACATGTTCCATGTCAAAAACATATTGAGTATTGCTTTTGGACCAGGTTGGTCGACATAAAAGCTCTCCACGTGACCACCGTAACATTTTCCTCGATTTGAcacatcatcaattatgaacTTCCAAGAAACctgagaaaacaaaattatgaaCTTGGATTTGGCACCTCTTGACTAGGCAGCTTATAAATACTCATCTTTGCCTTCCCACCATTCATGTCATGCCattaatattcaatttctcttgtTAAGAAACATGTGGTGCTTACTCAAAGCCTTTCAACTCCTCCACCTTCTTTTGTTCCTCCTGATTTTTCAAGCCAAtctttcatcttcttcttcttcttcaattaCACAGTTGTGCTCTCCTGAAGAAGCTGCTGCATTGATCCAATTCAAGACCTCTTTTTCCATCGATGAATATTCAGCTGGGGAATGCGATGAATCTTATCCTAAGACAAATTCATGGAAGGAGGGTTCAGATTGCTGCTCATGGGATGGGGTCACTTGTGATAACATCAAAGGTCAAGTTATTGGCCTTGACTTGAGTTGCAGTCAGCTCTATGGCAGCATCCCCTCCAATAGTAGTCTCTTCCATCTTCCACACTTGCAGAAACTCAACCTAGCCTCCAACGATTTTAACTCTTCCAAGATGTCATCTAAGTTTGGTCGGTTTGCAAGTCTGGTGTATCTTAACCTGTCTTTCGCATCCTTTGCAGGAGAAGTCCCATCCCAAATCTCCCACTTGTCAAAATTGGTTTCACTTGATCTCTCTTGGAATTGTTATCAACCACTTGATAGGCATACTCTGGAAGGACTCGTTGAGAACCTAACAGAGGTGAGACAACTTTTTCTTGGTGATATCAATATGTCTTCTATTAATCCTAATGTCTTGACGAATCTATCCTCATCTCTAAGGGCCCTTAATCTTGAGGATTGTGATTTGCGAGGAAAATTTCCAAGAAACATTTTTCTCCTGTCTAACCTCAAGTCGCTCTATTTAGGATACAACGAAAACCTTGCTCTCTATTTTCCAAAGGTGAACCGGAGCATCAATCTTCAACTTTTAGATCTATCAGGAATGTCCTTCTCAACAGAATCGATAGATTCGATCGGCAATTTACAAtctttgaaatatttggaTTTATGTGGGACTTCTTTTCCTGGAGGGTTGCCTAAGACTATCATgaatttatcatctttggaGCATTTGGATGCATCAGGCTCATCTTTCTCAGGAGGATTGCCCAACTCAATCGGGAATCTAGTGTCCTTGGAGTATTTAAATCTTCAATTATCCGACTTATCAGGATCAATTCCGATATCATTGGGAAACCTCTCGCAACTCAATTATTTAGATTTGACGTCCAACTATTTTAGTGGACAAATTCCATCCTCACTTACAAACCTAAGACAACTTGAATTATTAGACATTTCTTATAATCAACTAGAAGGTTCCATTCCTGATGAGGTAGCTGCCTTTCCTAATCTAATCTCTCTAGATTTGTCTTTTAATTTACTCAATGGAACACTTCCCTCATGGTTGTATACAGCTTCCACATTGAAGTACATAGCTGTCAGGAATAACCAACTCAATGGTGATGTCAAGGAATTTCAATACAAATCACTAGAAGAGATCTTTTTAGAGAATAACAAACTCACAGGTCCTATTCCATCTTCAATATTCCAATTTGTGAACCTTACTATTCTTGACTTATCATCAAATAATCTAAGTGGTATTGTAGAGTTTGACATGTTCTCGAAACTCCAAAATCTCCAACACCTTCATCTTTCATATAACAGTTTATCCTTAAGCTCAAATGGTACTAGTGCTAATTATACATTGCCCAATCTTCAATCTTTACACTTGTCTTCTTGCAATGTCAAAGAATTTCCCCAATTTTTAAAAGGCTCAAAAAGTTTGCAACATTTACATcttttcaacaataaaatttatggcAAGGTTCCCAAGTGGATGTTGGATATGGGGAAGGAATCTTTGTGGACTTTGAATCTATCTCACAACTCTTTTACAGATTTTGAGCCACTCCCATGGAAGAAAATTCATATTCTTGACCTTAGTTCCAATTTGATTCAAGGAAATCTTCCAATTCCACCTTCAACAACAAGATTCTTTTTTATCTCAAATAATAGTTTGAGTGGAGAGATTTCTTCTCTAATATGCAATGTGAGTTCTCTTAGAGTTCTTGACTTGTCTCACAACAACTTGAGTGGAATAATTCCACAATGTTTTGGAAATTTGAGCAAAAGCCTCTCAGTGTTGAAATTGGAGATGAACAAGTTTCGTGGAATCATTCCTCCTACTTTTATGAAGAAATGTGATCTGAGTTATCTCAACTTACATGGCAATCAATTAGAAGGGCCTTTAACACAATCCATCATTAATTGTAGAGGTTTGGAAGTGCTAGATCTTGGTAACAACAAGATCAATGATACATTTCCTCATTGGTTGGGAAGTCTTGCACAGCTACAAGTTCTTGTGTTGCGATCGAACAAATTCCATGGTTCCATTCATGGAGCTAGGTCTAGTCATTCTTTCTCCAAAATCCAAATTTTTGACCTCTCAAATAATTACTTTACTGGTCCCCTTCctgttaaatatataaaaaatttcaaggcCATGACAAATCTCACAGAAGATGAAAGTGTAATAGGGTCATACATTGGCGGGCATGGATCTGGTGGCTATAGCTATTCTATTGGAATTAGAATAAAAGGAGTAGAGATTGAAttggtgaaaattttcatcaagtTAATGATCATTGATCTCTCAAATAATGAGTTTCACGGTGAGATTCCAGAGGTTATTGGAGAGCTTGACTCACTCAAACAGCTTAACCTTTCTCATAATAACCTCAATGGTTGTATCCCCACATCAATGGGGAATTTGACAGCACTTGAGTCACTAGATCTCTCTTCAAACAAGCTTGTTGGGAAGATTCCGACACAATTGACTAGTTTGGTTTCTCTTGAAGTGTTAAACCTTTCACAAAATCAGCTGGTTGGACCTATACCTCTAGGAAACCAATTCAATACCTTTGGCAATGATTCCTATGCTAATAACTTGGGACTCTGTGGGTTTCCATTATCAAAGAGCTGTGACAACATTGAGGCACCCATTTTTCATGAGGAAGCAGATCCTGACTCTGGATTTGAGTGGAAAGTGACATTCATGGGTTTTGGAAGTGGATTAGTGTTGGGAATATCTGCAGCATATATCATGTTAACACTTGGAAGACCTAACTGGCTTGTGAGGATGGTTGAAGAAGCAAGCTACAAATTGAAGAGATATCTCAGAGGACGAAGGAATTTGTAAATTAGTAAGAAGCCCTCATCGTTGCTGGTGGATAGAATGGCTTGTGTTCCTTTTTGTTGTTCGTTTTATGTTCAGTTTGATTTTCGTTTCTTGGCTgtgttttgttttgtcttGCGCCCTGTCTTCTCTTCCAGGGGTTGTATCATGTTTTCAGGTTGTTTGTTACAGGGATGCCCTGTTTTTGGTCTGTTATGTTGCTTGGCTGTTGCTCATAGCCATCCAAATGCTTGTTCTCTTCTGTTTTGTTCACCAGTGCTGATTCCTGGTTGATAATGaattctatttttcaaaaaaagtaaagatagtTGTTGCAgactttgtttttttcatcctagaataaattttctttcatactAATGAAATTGTAAGCCTGGTGTTGATGTTATTGGAATTTAATGTTGGATTTTCTATCCCTTTTACAGATGTTgacatgaaattttaattgaattcaCCGtgcttaataattttttttttaatgcttgaaGGCAGCAATTAGGAAGGATAACATTGAATCCTATGATTAAAACTGGAGCAATGGAAGCTTTTaatttctctcaaattttgcCCTTTCACATTGTACGATAGGCAAGCAGAAGAACTTGACAGCATCCGATGGTCAATGTTTTAATACCTAACACTTGGTTACCTTCTTAATCGAGTTAagcaaggaaaaagaagaaatcgATGTCACTTGCTAAAGTCATCTGGGCTGCCAATTGCTTCATCACAAGCAAATTTTGCTTTACTTCGCTGAATCAAAGATtttgcttatatatatatatatatatatgtagagGAACTGAGCTTTGCTTAGTAAACTCCATGTGCTTAAACTATCCAGTTGCCAACTTGGCTTAACCTTGGACCATGTTGAGAAGAACACTAACTGGCCATTACCAATGGAGCCAAAACTTTCCTATAATTTCAGTTGTTCATAATAAAAGACTtgttcttttcaaattttattcataatttaGCCTTCTGATAGTATTCGGTTGGATTGGTGTTTTTGTAATGCCAAATTCaagtcttttcttttctcagtTCAGGGTAGAGACGGCTACCTCTAAGAACTTTAGTATAAGGAGAGAATTGTAATTCTAAAATCAATggggaatgttttgtcatttCTGCTTCTCTCACTTCCCACTTGCAGCGAGCAAAATCTTTCCTTCACCAACTCGACTTCTCTCAAAAGCCCCTCTTGAAGTAATGAAGAGACCACCCTTCCATGGGAATTCTCTTCATCCCAATAAAACCTGAAActcccttctttttctctttctcctttttccatattttgtttaaacaagtttcaatcttttttctctccttaTTTTTTTGTAGATTATTGAATTATTCTTGTTGATGAGAATGGCACTTGAATCCTCAATTCTCACCCAACccactttcttttcttcaagaAAGTGCTCGTCTCTCAtgttttttaatcaaaatttgaagTACCCATCAAAGTTTTTATCCAAAACTAATCACTACCCAGCTCCTATTATCTCCAGTTTTCCCAATCCCGAGGTTTTCAAAGCCTTTGGATTGCGAAAAAATGGTATTTTTGGAAGTCAAGCACGTCTGGGATTGTTAGGCGAAGGCAATGAAGATGTGGGAAATAATCAGAATCTGATTTTGGTGAAAAGGGGGATTTTGGTAGTAATGGTTTGCAGTGTATTCGTCTTTGGTTGTAAACGAGTGTTTGCTGTCGAGGGAGTGGTTAATGCTGGGTATGGGGTGATTGGGCAGTGCATATTGTTGTTGAGGAATGCTTGGCCTAAGTTATCTATGCTTCTTAAAGTATTCAAGGAGCAAGGTGTGGTTTTGACAGCGCTTCTGGGCCTGTCTGCCTTCTTCTCAATGGCAGAGACTGCTATAACTACATTATGGCCTTGGAAGGTATTGATTTCTTTGACCCAGGACTGGATAGCTTTTATACTTATTGAATGCATGTTTTTGGTCGCTCAATGATGGAAATCAGAAAGCAAGTATACAGATTGTTGCAAATTGGAAAGAATGTAGTTGCTTTGGTCAATTTATAATGCAGTCTTTGGAATATTCTCTTTTTCCTGATTGTTGTGCAAATTTCTTTGGTGAGTTGATATATTGGCTTGAATTAATacaagtttaattttgattcacCATGTTAACTTTCAGTATAAATTCGATGCTGTATTATTAGTTTATGGTGGATTGCATTTGAACATATAATTTCTTATAGATGTGAGCTCAATCATAGTAACttataaaaaggaaacaaattgTTAGTGGTGCACACAAGAGGAGAAATATCATGGAGGAGAAAAGATAGAATGTAGAAACACATTAGAGTGAAAAGGGAGAAGAAAGTGAGAGAAAacagagagacagagagagagagtagaGAAAGACAAGCAACTTATAGGATAAGCCATAGATAACAACATCATGAAGTGTGTATTATTTCAACCATTAAACCCTAATTCTACACTAGTTATTTAGTATTGCATTTTGGTAAAGGGAAAAACAAATCTTTTGAAGTATAGATTGCACTTTAACTTTTAAGTTAGAGAAGGTTGAAGTAGAAATATCTGACACAAGTTTTCTTGAAATCCGTTTTTCATTTGATGTTAACCTGTGTTAGGTACGTGAGCTGGCTGAAAAAGAGTCTGAAGATGGTGTCTTCAAAATGCTTCGTAGTGATGTAACTCGATTTCTCACAACCATTCTTATTGGCACCACGTACTTCTCATTACCTTGATATATTCCAGttccattttttttagattaagCTTGAAAGTATTTCTTATCGTAGATTCTATTTCTGTTCTTAGTGTGGTCAATATTGGAGCAACTGCCCTAGTCACAGATGCCGCAACGGCAATATTTGGGGAAGCTGGTGTTAGTGCGGCAACTGGAGTAATGACCGTATGTGTCAATATCCTGTTCTTTGATTTGTTTTGGGGGGTGTGTGTAGCATGCCTGCACTTATTTGTGTCTTGCTCATATAATGAATTTATATTAAGTcagtaaaataattaatcagtTAATTTGTTGTAGGTCTGGACATGAATATAGACCTACTTCATGCAATAAATATGAAAACCAGTTAACTCTTCTAGAATGGTGCTAGGTTGCTATATTGCTTCTCACTGAGATCACTCCAAAGAGTATAGCTGTTCACAATCCCACAGAAGTTGCCAGATTTGTGGTaagtttattcttttcttccccAATAATTTGGGTCTTCAAATTTCACTGTCAGCCAGATGTGTGTTAAAACTGcatagtttttctttttccctatGTTTCATGCTATATGCTTCATGGCTCTCTTGGGACTTTGGCAAAGTTATCATTACCATTTCCAAATTGGCTAACTAATTGTGGTTGCAATGTTTGTAGGTCAGGCCAGTGGCATGGCTTTCTGTAATACTATATCCAGTAGGAAGAGTTGTCACATATCTCTCAATGGGAATGCTCAAAATTCTTGgtctaaaaggaaaaaggtgaAGAAAATAATCACCTATATTTAATCTGTCTGGAGCTTCTAAGTCATCATGCATTTTCAGTTTTGTTTGTTTCCAATGgtttgtcaaattttcaacatATGCCATCATTCTATTATATGCTTTTTGAATGCCTCAATGCCTTGTGTCTTTATTTTAGCGAACCTTATGTTACTGAAGATGAATTGAAGCTAATGTTACGAGGGGCAGAGTTGAGTGGAGCAATAGAGGAGGAGGAGCAGGTAACCATATATATCACATATGTCATAAGTTCATATGTTATAACACCGATTGAGCATTTGATTAACACATAATATTTGATATGCGGTGTAAATTTTCTATTACCTTCTGTTCTATAGCCCTAGAGCAGTGTGTTCCATATGCACccaaattgaaaatttcttcATTGCTTCCCCTTTTTGtatgtttgtacatgtgtatgTTGTGTGTAGCCCACCTGCATGCTCTGACCCTACTAAGGGGTTTTCAGATAAGTTTTCTTGATGGATTAAAGAGAAGACATTAAGGAGAAATAACTGGTAGccataaacaaaaatttgacTTCATTGAGGTGCCTGAAGATGAAATGATTCGAGAAGCAGTAGATCCTTCATGGCTTTATCAGTACCCAGTTTATTGCATATGGTAAACAAGTAGTTTTATGCCAAAATAGATTCTTAAAACCCTTCTCTATTAAGCCAAAGCTCACAATGATTATGTTATTTCCCCCAATAGCTCAGGCTTAGCTATCTGGTACAATGCCAATGTCCAGGCATCCTCTTGTGATTGCTCCCTATTGTCCATGTTTATACTTTACTATTGGCATAAATCCAATTGAATCACTTCCTCTTTCTTTGTCTATGGTTCTGCTGCTCTTATTGTTGGAATCCTTCGCAGGATATGATTGAAAATGTGTTAGAGATAAAAGATACTCATGTTAGAGAGGTGATGACACCTCTTGTTGATGTGGTTGCAATTGATGCAAGCTCAACTCTTGTTGAGTTCCACAATCTGTGGTTGACTCATCAATATTCAAGGTAGATAATCTTAGTAATTCATCTCTTAGgttcttttttccttaaattGACATGCTAAGAAATTTGTTGACATGTTTGCAGGGTGCCTGTTTTTGAGCAGCGTGTTGACAATATAGTGGGTATTGCATATGCTATGGATCTACTAGATTATGTTCCAAAGGTCAGACATTTTCTACTCTCGGTGTTGTTTCCTATCATCTGTAAGACTTTGCTTATTAATGTATGCAACAATATCATAGTGTGcagaattataatctatttgattttgaagGGTGAACTGCTAGAAAGTACTACTGTGGGAGATATGGCTCACAAACCCGCATACTTTGTGCCTGGTAAGTTTTAAACTTATCTTCTTCGGTTGATTTCATGCTTTGAGTTAATGTGTGGCTGAATTTTACCTTTCTATCTCAGTATTCATTAGGCCAAATGGCAGCTGTTACTTCAGTTTATAACCATTGTTAACATGTTCATTGTAGATTCAATGTCAGTCTGGAATCTTCTTAGAGAGTTTCGCATCAGGAAGGTTCACATGGCTGTTGTTCTTAATGAATATGGTGGAACTGTTGGAGTATGTGCTATGCTTAATTCAGAATGATATTGAACTTAGATTTATATtcttaaatgattttttacCTGTCAAAGAGCCTCAAAGTGAGatggatttatttttttttaaatgcacTTTTCGTGGATTTAAGGTGTTATGTGGAAGCACTCCCATAGCATAGTTGATAGCATGTTTCTATGCCCGCTTAAAACAGCATCATTGATTTGTATGGCATAACTTTAACTGATTTGGCATACAACATTAATATGGGATTGAACACGGAAAAGTTTGCCTGCAGTTGAAAGTTGAATGAGCTGTCAAATATTCCAAAATCCCTTCATCTCTTGTTACAAATTCGTCGGGAGTGAAGTCTTAGCAAACCCGAGAGACAACAACTGATATGCACTTATATTCCAACCCCACCCCAGCCCCCACCCCCCCcgccccccccaaaaaaaaaaaaaatattttcaatcaCCCACTCTATGTTCTTTTATCTCATTGTTTTAATGTTGGAACAGATAGTTACCTTAGAAGATGTGGTTGAGGAGATTGttggtgaaatttttgacgaaAATGACTCAAAAGTAAGGCTTACTACATCTTTGATGACTTTATCAATGACATAGTTCTTCTGCTTCAGACTTCATATTCCTAATTATTTAGGTTTAGTCAAAATGCTGCTTTTCATTACACCATAGACTTTATTCCTAATTATTTAGATTTTACTGGTTCTTATGTTTACCCTTCAATCTCTTATCTATTTTCTGGGTT contains:
- the LOC18593341 gene encoding putative DUF21 domain-containing protein At3g13070, chloroplastic isoform X1, whose translation is MRMALESSILTQPTFFSSRKCSSLMFFNQNLKYPSKFLSKTNHYPAPIISSFPNPEVFKAFGLRKNGIFGSQARLGLLGEGNEDVGNNQNLILVKRGILVVMVCSVFVFGCKRVFAVEGVVNAGYGVIGQCILLLRNAWPKLSMLLKVFKEQGVVLTALLGLSAFFSMAETAITTLWPWKVRELAEKESEDGVFKMLRSDVTRFLTTILIGTTVVNIGATALVTDAATAIFGEAGVSAATGVMTVAILLLTEITPKSIAVHNPTEVARFVVRPVAWLSVILYPVGRVVTYLSMGMLKILGLKGKSEPYVTEDELKLMLRGAELSGAIEEEEQDMIENVLEIKDTHVREVMTPLVDVVAIDASSTLVEFHNLWLTHQYSRVPVFEQRVDNIVGIAYAMDLLDYVPKGELLESTTVGDMAHKPAYFVPDSMSVWNLLREFRIRKVHMAVVLNEYGGTVGIVTLEDVVEEIVGEIFDENDSKEEIQKKTGYIVMRAEGIFDVDANTSIDQLSEDLNIKMPEEHQYETVSGFVCEAFGYIPRTGESIKVVLEKENQEEDDGNSEAGSDRQDLKDRHQIYKLEILAGNARKVSAVRFERINNEEALLDATAVTPMIPKLMKKKWSSEEDSNNGNHDEDTLEKRQEDDLSDYYVISDYKEDNESPSEQ
- the LOC18593339 gene encoding receptor like protein 30 isoform X2, which encodes MSFSTESIDSIGNLQSLKYLDLCGTSFPGGLPKTIMNLSSLEHLDASGSSFSGGLPNSIGNLVSLEYLNLQLSDLSGSIPISLGNLSQLNYLDLTSNYFSGQIPSSLTNLRQLELLDISYNQLEGSIPDEVAAFPNLISLDLSFNLLNGTLPSWLYTASTLKYIAVRNNQLNGDVKEFQYKSLEEIFLENNKLTGPIPSSIFQFVNLTILDLSSNNLSGIVEFDMFSKLQNLQHLHLSYNSLSLSSNGTSANYTLPNLQSLHLSSCNVKEFPQFLKGSKSLQHLHLFNNKIYGKVPKWMLDMGKESLWTLNLSHNSFTDFEPLPWKKIHILDLSSNLIQGNLPIPPSTTRFFFISNNSLSGEISSLICNVSSLRVLDLSHNNLSGIIPQCFGNLSKSLSVLKLEMNKFRGIIPPTFMKKCDLSYLNLHGNQLEGPLTQSIINCRGLEVLDLGNNKINDTFPHWLGSLAQLQVLVLRSNKFHGSIHGARSSHSFSKIQIFDLSNNYFTGPLPVKYIKNFKAMTNLTEDESVIGSYIGGHGSGGYSYSIGIRIKGVEIELVKIFIKLMIIDLSNNEFHGEIPEVIGELDSLKQLNLSHNNLNGCIPTSMGNLTALESLDLSSNKLVGKIPTQLTSLVSLEVLNLSQNQLVGPIPLGNQFNTFGNDSYANNLGLCGFPLSKSCDNIEAPIFHEEADPDSGFEWKVTFMGFGSGLVLGISAAYIMLTLGRPNWLVRMVEEASYKLKRYLRGRRNL
- the LOC18593339 gene encoding receptor like protein 30 isoform X1, encoding MNLPSSLRTLNLKYCDLRGKFPKNIFHLPNLKSLYLGYNENLALYFPKVNRSINLQLLDLSGMSFSTESIDSIGNLQSLKYLDLCGTSFPGGLPKTIMNLSSLEHLDASGSSFSGGLPNSIGNLVSLEYLNLQLSDLSGSIPISLGNLSQLNYLDLTSNYFSGQIPSSLTNLRQLELLDISYNQLEGSIPDEVAAFPNLISLDLSFNLLNGTLPSWLYTASTLKYIAVRNNQLNGDVKEFQYKSLEEIFLENNKLTGPIPSSIFQFVNLTILDLSSNNLSGIVEFDMFSKLQNLQHLHLSYNSLSLSSNGTSANYTLPNLQSLHLSSCNVKEFPQFLKGSKSLQHLHLFNNKIYGKVPKWMLDMGKESLWTLNLSHNSFTDFEPLPWKKIHILDLSSNLIQGNLPIPPSTTRFFFISNNSLSGEISSLICNVSSLRVLDLSHNNLSGIIPQCFGNLSKSLSVLKLEMNKFRGIIPPTFMKKCDLSYLNLHGNQLEGPLTQSIINCRGLEVLDLGNNKINDTFPHWLGSLAQLQVLVLRSNKFHGSIHGARSSHSFSKIQIFDLSNNYFTGPLPVKYIKNFKAMTNLTEDESVIGSYIGGHGSGGYSYSIGIRIKGVEIELVKIFIKLMIIDLSNNEFHGEIPEVIGELDSLKQLNLSHNNLNGCIPTSMGNLTALESLDLSSNKLVGKIPTQLTSLVSLEVLNLSQNQLVGPIPLGNQFNTFGNDSYANNLGLCGFPLSKSCDNIEAPIFHEEADPDSGFEWKVTFMGFGSGLVLGISAAYIMLTLGRPNWLVRMVEEASYKLKRYLRGRRNL
- the LOC18593341 gene encoding putative DUF21 domain-containing protein At3g13070, chloroplastic isoform X2, which codes for MRMALESSILTQPTFFSSRKCSSLMFFNQNLKYPSKFLSKTNHYPAPIISSFPNPEVFKAFGLRKNGIFGSQARLGLLGEGNEDVGNNQNLILVKRGILVVMVCSVFVFGCKRVFAVEGVVNAGYGVIGQCILLLRNAWPKLSMLLKVFKEQGVVLTALLGLSAFFSMAETAITTLWPWKVRELAEKESEDGVFKMLRSDVTRFLTTILIGTTVVNIGATALVTDAATAIFGEAGVSAATGVMTVAILLLTEITPKSIAVHNPTEVARFVVRPVAWLSVILYPVGRVVTYLSMGMLKILGLKGKSEPYVTEDELKLMLRGAELSGAIEEEEQDMIENVLEIKDTHVREVMTPLVDVVAIDASSTLVEFHNLWLTHQYSRVPVFEQRVDNIVGIAYAMDLLDYVPKGELLESTTVGDMAHKPAYFVPDSMSVWNLLREFRIRKVHMAVVLNEYGGTVGEEIQKKTGYIVMRAEGIFDVDANTSIDQLSEDLNIKMPEEHQYETVSGFVCEAFGYIPRTGESIKVVLEKENQEEDDGNSEAGSDRQDLKDRHQIYKLEILAGNARKVSAVRFERINNEEALLDATAVTPMIPKLMKKKWSSEEDSNNGNHDEDTLEKRQEDDLSDYYVISDYKEDNESPSEQ